A window of the Oncorhynchus kisutch isolate 150728-3 linkage group LG12, Okis_V2, whole genome shotgun sequence genome harbors these coding sequences:
- the LOC109900642 gene encoding CMP-sialic acid transporter isoform X1: protein MGEEARLDTQRLSFHQFSRVEANKYFQPTRRGKVNSAVICSPRITLDEPVSVVFKVYCLSVMTMVAATYTVVLRYTRTISSTAMYFSTTAVCVTEVIKLFLSLGMLTKEAGSFGRLKASIVEHVFQCPKELLKLSVPSVVYAIQNNMAFIALSNLDAAVYQVTYQLKIPCTALCMVLMLNRSLSRLQWLSVCMLCGGVALVQWKPAEATKVQVEQNPFWGFMAIAIAVFCSGFAGVYFEKVLKSSDTSLWVRNIQMYLSGIVVTLAVVYMTEGTQVIQKGFFYGYTPWVCFAVFLASVGGLYTSVVVKYTDNIMKGFSAAAAIVLSTVASVALFGLQITVNFASGAMLVCISIYLYGLPKQDTTKLPRADKDAKQKLITV, encoded by the exons ATGGGGGAAGAGGCAAGGTTGGACACCCAGCGGCTGTCGTTCCATCAGTTCAGCCGCGTGGAGGCAAATAAGTACTTTCAGCCGACTCGCAGG GGTAAAGTGAACAGTGCGGTTATCTGCAGCCCCAGGATCACCCTTGATG AGCCAGTGAGTGTGGTGTTCAAGGTGTACTGTCTGTCAGTGATGACAATGGTGGCAGCAACTTACACTGTGGTATTACGATACACAAGGACCATATCATCAACAGCTATGTACTTCTCTACAACAGCAGTATGCGTCACAGAGGTTATTAAATTGTTCTTGAGCCTTGGGATGTTGACCAA AGAAGCTGGCAGCTTTGGCAGGTTAAAAGCATCCATAGTTGAACATGTGTTTCAGTGTCCAAAAGAGCTGCTGAAACTGAGTGTTCCCTCTGTGGTCTATGCGATTCAGAATAACATGGCCTTCATAGCCCTGAGCAATCTTGATGCAGCTGTGTATCAG GTGACCTATCAGTTGAAGATCCCGTGCACAGCCCTATGCATGGTCCTAATGCTGAACCGCTCTCTCAGCAGGCTGCAGTGGTtgtctgtctgcatgctgtgtGGGGGTGTTGCTTTGGTCCAGTGGAAACCTGCAGAGGCCACTAAAGTCCAG GTTGAGCAGAACCCTTTTTGGGGGTTCATGGCCATTGCTATCGCTGTATTCTGCTCCGGATTTGCAG GTGTGTACTTTGAGAAGGTCCTGAAGAGCTCAGACACATCCCTATGGGTGCGGAACATCCAGATGTACCTGTCTGGCATCGTGGTCACCCTCGCTGTTGTTTACATGACTGAGGGTACTCAGGTTATACAGAAAGGCTTCTTCTATGGTTACACGCCTTGGGTGTGCTTTGCAGTTT TTCTGGCCAGTGTGGGTGGTTTGTACACATCAGTGGTGGTGAAGTACACAGACAATATCATGAAAGGCTTCTCTGCTGCAGCCGCCATCGTTCTCTCTACTGTGGCATCTGTCGCTCTGTTTGGGCTACAGATAA CTGTTAACTTTGCCAGTGGAGCAATGCTAGTGTGTATCTCCATATACCTGTATGGACTCCCAAAACAAGACACCACCAAGCTTCCAAGAGCAGACAAGGATGCCAAGCAGAAACTGATCACTGTTTGA
- the LOC109900642 gene encoding CMP-sialic acid transporter isoform X2 has protein sequence MCFTCGEPVSVVFKVYCLSVMTMVAATYTVVLRYTRTISSTAMYFSTTAVCVTEVIKLFLSLGMLTKEAGSFGRLKASIVEHVFQCPKELLKLSVPSVVYAIQNNMAFIALSNLDAAVYQVTYQLKIPCTALCMVLMLNRSLSRLQWLSVCMLCGGVALVQWKPAEATKVQVEQNPFWGFMAIAIAVFCSGFAGVYFEKVLKSSDTSLWVRNIQMYLSGIVVTLAVVYMTEGTQVIQKGFFYGYTPWVCFAVFLASVGGLYTSVVVKYTDNIMKGFSAAAAIVLSTVASVALFGLQITVNFASGAMLVCISIYLYGLPKQDTTKLPRADKDAKQKLITV, from the exons AGCCAGTGAGTGTGGTGTTCAAGGTGTACTGTCTGTCAGTGATGACAATGGTGGCAGCAACTTACACTGTGGTATTACGATACACAAGGACCATATCATCAACAGCTATGTACTTCTCTACAACAGCAGTATGCGTCACAGAGGTTATTAAATTGTTCTTGAGCCTTGGGATGTTGACCAA AGAAGCTGGCAGCTTTGGCAGGTTAAAAGCATCCATAGTTGAACATGTGTTTCAGTGTCCAAAAGAGCTGCTGAAACTGAGTGTTCCCTCTGTGGTCTATGCGATTCAGAATAACATGGCCTTCATAGCCCTGAGCAATCTTGATGCAGCTGTGTATCAG GTGACCTATCAGTTGAAGATCCCGTGCACAGCCCTATGCATGGTCCTAATGCTGAACCGCTCTCTCAGCAGGCTGCAGTGGTtgtctgtctgcatgctgtgtGGGGGTGTTGCTTTGGTCCAGTGGAAACCTGCAGAGGCCACTAAAGTCCAG GTTGAGCAGAACCCTTTTTGGGGGTTCATGGCCATTGCTATCGCTGTATTCTGCTCCGGATTTGCAG GTGTGTACTTTGAGAAGGTCCTGAAGAGCTCAGACACATCCCTATGGGTGCGGAACATCCAGATGTACCTGTCTGGCATCGTGGTCACCCTCGCTGTTGTTTACATGACTGAGGGTACTCAGGTTATACAGAAAGGCTTCTTCTATGGTTACACGCCTTGGGTGTGCTTTGCAGTTT TTCTGGCCAGTGTGGGTGGTTTGTACACATCAGTGGTGGTGAAGTACACAGACAATATCATGAAAGGCTTCTCTGCTGCAGCCGCCATCGTTCTCTCTACTGTGGCATCTGTCGCTCTGTTTGGGCTACAGATAA CTGTTAACTTTGCCAGTGGAGCAATGCTAGTGTGTATCTCCATATACCTGTATGGACTCCCAAAACAAGACACCACCAAGCTTCCAAGAGCAGACAAGGATGCCAAGCAGAAACTGATCACTGTTTGA
- the LOC109900642 gene encoding CMP-sialic acid transporter isoform X3, translating to MANEPVSVVFKVYCLSVMTMVAATYTVVLRYTRTISSTAMYFSTTAVCVTEVIKLFLSLGMLTKEAGSFGRLKASIVEHVFQCPKELLKLSVPSVVYAIQNNMAFIALSNLDAAVYQVTYQLKIPCTALCMVLMLNRSLSRLQWLSVCMLCGGVALVQWKPAEATKVQVEQNPFWGFMAIAIAVFCSGFAGVYFEKVLKSSDTSLWVRNIQMYLSGIVVTLAVVYMTEGTQVIQKGFFYGYTPWVCFAVFLASVGGLYTSVVVKYTDNIMKGFSAAAAIVLSTVASVALFGLQITVNFASGAMLVCISIYLYGLPKQDTTKLPRADKDAKQKLITV from the exons AGCCAGTGAGTGTGGTGTTCAAGGTGTACTGTCTGTCAGTGATGACAATGGTGGCAGCAACTTACACTGTGGTATTACGATACACAAGGACCATATCATCAACAGCTATGTACTTCTCTACAACAGCAGTATGCGTCACAGAGGTTATTAAATTGTTCTTGAGCCTTGGGATGTTGACCAA AGAAGCTGGCAGCTTTGGCAGGTTAAAAGCATCCATAGTTGAACATGTGTTTCAGTGTCCAAAAGAGCTGCTGAAACTGAGTGTTCCCTCTGTGGTCTATGCGATTCAGAATAACATGGCCTTCATAGCCCTGAGCAATCTTGATGCAGCTGTGTATCAG GTGACCTATCAGTTGAAGATCCCGTGCACAGCCCTATGCATGGTCCTAATGCTGAACCGCTCTCTCAGCAGGCTGCAGTGGTtgtctgtctgcatgctgtgtGGGGGTGTTGCTTTGGTCCAGTGGAAACCTGCAGAGGCCACTAAAGTCCAG GTTGAGCAGAACCCTTTTTGGGGGTTCATGGCCATTGCTATCGCTGTATTCTGCTCCGGATTTGCAG GTGTGTACTTTGAGAAGGTCCTGAAGAGCTCAGACACATCCCTATGGGTGCGGAACATCCAGATGTACCTGTCTGGCATCGTGGTCACCCTCGCTGTTGTTTACATGACTGAGGGTACTCAGGTTATACAGAAAGGCTTCTTCTATGGTTACACGCCTTGGGTGTGCTTTGCAGTTT TTCTGGCCAGTGTGGGTGGTTTGTACACATCAGTGGTGGTGAAGTACACAGACAATATCATGAAAGGCTTCTCTGCTGCAGCCGCCATCGTTCTCTCTACTGTGGCATCTGTCGCTCTGTTTGGGCTACAGATAA CTGTTAACTTTGCCAGTGGAGCAATGCTAGTGTGTATCTCCATATACCTGTATGGACTCCCAAAACAAGACACCACCAAGCTTCCAAGAGCAGACAAGGATGCCAAGCAGAAACTGATCACTGTTTGA
- the LOC109900642 gene encoding CMP-sialic acid transporter isoform X4 produces MTMVAATYTVVLRYTRTISSTAMYFSTTAVCVTEVIKLFLSLGMLTKEAGSFGRLKASIVEHVFQCPKELLKLSVPSVVYAIQNNMAFIALSNLDAAVYQVTYQLKIPCTALCMVLMLNRSLSRLQWLSVCMLCGGVALVQWKPAEATKVQVEQNPFWGFMAIAIAVFCSGFAGVYFEKVLKSSDTSLWVRNIQMYLSGIVVTLAVVYMTEGTQVIQKGFFYGYTPWVCFAVFLASVGGLYTSVVVKYTDNIMKGFSAAAAIVLSTVASVALFGLQITVNFASGAMLVCISIYLYGLPKQDTTKLPRADKDAKQKLITV; encoded by the exons ATGACAATGGTGGCAGCAACTTACACTGTGGTATTACGATACACAAGGACCATATCATCAACAGCTATGTACTTCTCTACAACAGCAGTATGCGTCACAGAGGTTATTAAATTGTTCTTGAGCCTTGGGATGTTGACCAA AGAAGCTGGCAGCTTTGGCAGGTTAAAAGCATCCATAGTTGAACATGTGTTTCAGTGTCCAAAAGAGCTGCTGAAACTGAGTGTTCCCTCTGTGGTCTATGCGATTCAGAATAACATGGCCTTCATAGCCCTGAGCAATCTTGATGCAGCTGTGTATCAG GTGACCTATCAGTTGAAGATCCCGTGCACAGCCCTATGCATGGTCCTAATGCTGAACCGCTCTCTCAGCAGGCTGCAGTGGTtgtctgtctgcatgctgtgtGGGGGTGTTGCTTTGGTCCAGTGGAAACCTGCAGAGGCCACTAAAGTCCAG GTTGAGCAGAACCCTTTTTGGGGGTTCATGGCCATTGCTATCGCTGTATTCTGCTCCGGATTTGCAG GTGTGTACTTTGAGAAGGTCCTGAAGAGCTCAGACACATCCCTATGGGTGCGGAACATCCAGATGTACCTGTCTGGCATCGTGGTCACCCTCGCTGTTGTTTACATGACTGAGGGTACTCAGGTTATACAGAAAGGCTTCTTCTATGGTTACACGCCTTGGGTGTGCTTTGCAGTTT TTCTGGCCAGTGTGGGTGGTTTGTACACATCAGTGGTGGTGAAGTACACAGACAATATCATGAAAGGCTTCTCTGCTGCAGCCGCCATCGTTCTCTCTACTGTGGCATCTGTCGCTCTGTTTGGGCTACAGATAA CTGTTAACTTTGCCAGTGGAGCAATGCTAGTGTGTATCTCCATATACCTGTATGGACTCCCAAAACAAGACACCACCAAGCTTCCAAGAGCAGACAAGGATGCCAAGCAGAAACTGATCACTGTTTGA
- the LOC109900644 gene encoding akirin-2-like: MACGATLKRTMDFDPLINQASPKRRRCAPMSPAAYTSSPQKYLRMEPSPFGEVSSRLTTEQILHNIKQEYKRMQKRRHLENSIQQTEVCCPLESQSHSSILSGSSLPGTISPSRKEQPLFTLRQVGMICERLLKEREEKIREEYDEILTTKLAEQYDAFVKFTHDQLMRRFGEQPASYVS; the protein is encoded by the exons ATGGCTTGTGGGGCTACTTTGAAAAGGACTATGGATTTCGATCCATTGATTAACCAGGCGTCCCCCAAAAGGAGGAGATGCGCCCCAATGTCTCCAGCCGCGTACACCTCATCACCCCAGAAATATCTGCGTATGGAGCCCTCGCCATTTGGAGAAGTGTCGTCCAGACTCACAACCG AGCAAATCCTGCACAATATCAAACAAGAGTACAAACGGATGCAGAAGCGAAGGCACCTGGAGAACAGCATTCAGCAGACAGAGGTCTGTTGTCCCCTGGAGTCACAATCGCATAGCTCCATCCTTAGTGGATCCAGTCTGCCAG GTACTATCTCCCCATCTAGAAAAGAGCAGCCTCTGTTTACCTTGAGACAGGTTGGGATGATATGTGAACGACTGCTTAAAGAACGAGAGGAGAAGATAAGGGAAGAGTATGATGAGATATTGACAACAAAACTAGCAG AACAATATGATGCTTTCGTTAAGTTCACTCACGATCAGCTAATGCGGCGATTTGGAGAGCAACCTGCTAGCT atgTTTCCTGA